The genome window CCGATCTCGAAAATGGCGTTTAGAGCTCCGTCTATTTTACCCTCGAAGGTCTTCCAGGCCTCGGAGCCCGACATTGGGGAGATAAAACCGGCCATGAGGGCGCCCACCTTCATGCTGTTCCATTGCTTCACCAGGATTCCGCTCTGAGGCATATCGAATACTGGCATTATCACCTGGGCTCCGGCAGCCCTGGCCTTCAGCAATCCGGCCGAGAAATCCGAAGCGCCTGTGGGATATGCCTCTATGCCCAGGATCTCCCAGCCTGCTGCCTTGAGAATCTCAGCCACCTTCTCTGCAGTGCCTCTGGCCCACAGCACGTCTTGGTGCATCACGAAAAGCTTTTTGAAGCCGAATTCCTTTTCCAGGTGTTTCATCATCCCTACCAGGTAACCGACGAGATACTTGGCATTTAGGCAAGTCCTGAAAACATAGCGATACTTGTCGGGCTCTTTCTTGATTTTTTCCTCCGAGGCAGGAGTCATGGCTATGGTTCCCAACAGGGGCACCTTATACTTGGCCAGCATGTCCATGCCAGCTAGAAGAGCCTCGGAACGAAACGGCCCTACTACCATGGCGTGCACTTTTTTCTCCAATATCATCTTTTCCATGCCCAACAAAGCTTCTGGGACTGGCACGCCCGGGGCCGCATCCCTGATGTCTATAGATTCGAGGGCCAGCTTTTTCTTGGAGCCTGCCAGGCTGACACCTCCTTTGGCATTTATCTCTTCTACGGCCAGGGTTGCAGCCTTGAGACTCTCGTCGCCTTCCAGGAAGCCTGTGGAAGTGGCCACTCCGACCACCACAGTATCCGACTGTGGTAGGGCCTGGTTTGTAAAGCACCAGTTCCCAACAAACACACCAATTGCGATCCACGCCAAGAGTTTCCATCGTGCCATCTTCGACCTCCTTTGGTTTGGCCCCAGGCCCTGGACCCTTTTTGTGCTTTGACCAGAAGGGACCTGGACAATTAATGACCTTGGGCAAGAAAAACCAGCACCTCATGGCCACCGGAAGTTTCCTGCCAAGATCAAGCAGGGTGATTCTCTCCAGGATTAAAGCCCAATTTACTAGTGCCATGTTCAACGTGTCAAGAGATCAATCTTGCCTCTGCCACAAATGCGCATCGGCAAATGAGCATCTTCTGACTGCTTGCTTAAAGTCTTGGGGAGCAAAAAGTTCTTGATTCAGTCATATCTGTTGGGGCCAGCATCTGGCAGAAAGGCTCCCCCGGGGTCTTTGCTCAGAAGGATCTTGTGATTTCTGCGTGTCAAGAAAGTCTTTAACTCCAGGGCCTTGCCGTCTGTCTCCAGGCTCACCATTCCGTCCTCGCCAGTATGAAATATCTCAGCGCCCAGCTCCCTGTACCTTTGTAGAACCTGGGGATGAACCAGCCCGCCCTGGCCTGCCTTGGAGGAAAAGATCACAATGCGGGGCATTACTCTTTTGACAAAATCCTCGGTGCTGGAACTCCTGCTTCCATGATGCGGGGCCAGAAGTACAGTACAGGCAAGATCTTCCCTATCCAGCAGGAGTCTTTCTGCCTCGGCCTCCACGTCACCGGGCAGCAAGACCGACACCTCTCCCATATTGACTCTCAAGACCAAAGAGCGATTGTTTGTCTCAGAAGCCCTGCTCTTAGACCTGAGAGGTAAACCTTGACAGGGAGGATGCAAGACCTCCAGCCGGGCCTGTCCCATGTACCAGGTTTCTTTGCTGCAAAGGGCCCTGGGTGTCCACCCCAGATTCTGGACTGCCTTCACAAACTCCAGGTAACTTTCATCACGGGGCCGGTGTCCGTTGTCCCAAATCCCATCCTTGACTTTGAAGGCGCGCAATATGAAAAAAAGGCCTCCCAGGTGGTCTGGATGGGGATGGCTCAGGATGATCCTGCTTAGGCTCATTATTCTTCTGTCCCACAACACAGGAGCAACACACATGGCCCCCACATCAGGCCGGCCTTCCAGGTTCCCTCCTCCATCCAACAAGAGGCTTTTCCCCCCAGGAGCCTCCATCAGTACAGAGGTACCATTGCCCACCGCTATGAAGTGAAGCCTTAGGTTTTGATCACGGAGCTTCGCGACCCATTGCCCTGTCCATAGAAAGATCAGCACAAGCACCAAGCCCAGGGTTGCCCGGCCTGCCCATGGGACTTGCCGAATGGAACAAACTCCTAGGCATATCAAGTAAAAAATCACTATTTCCCAGAATCTGGGAGTAGGAAGATAGAAAACCCCGCCCCATGAAGCTGCCCAGAAGATTATTCTCATGACCCAATCGGTCATCCAGCAGGCCACCCACAAGAGGGCCAGCCCGGCAGCTTCCCATACGAGGCTAAGAAAGCCTCCCAAAAGAGCCATGGGCAAGATCAGCCACCCCAGTACAGGCAATCCCAAGAGATTTGCCGGAATTGAATAAACAGGCACCAAGTGGAAGTGCATGACCACCAAAGGCAAGGTGACAAAAGAAGCCACTAGGGTGGTAAGCGCTGCTAGCAGAGTTTTTTCCCAGGGGATCCAATTCCATTTCTTATTGGATGGGGAGGGGCTTTGATCCTTTGGGGGCAGAAGGGCCATGAGTTTGGGTACACAGTAAATAATGCCCATTACTGCCAGAAACGAGAGCTGGAAGGAGAGCTCGAACAGGGAAGAAGGATTGAGTACCAAGATGATCAAGGCGGCCAGGGCCAAAGCATGATAGAGCCTTCGCACCCGGTCCATGATGAGGGCTCCGGCCAGGGCCAGGACCATGATCAAAGAGCGTTGCACAGAGGGGGTCATCCCGGCCAGGATGCCGTAAGCCAGAAGTGTTGGTATTGTCATAATCCAGGCCAGTTTTTGGATGGGAAACCTCAAGACAAGCCCTGGCCATAAACTGAGTAATTTCATAGAAACCCAGTACACACCCAAAGCTACCAGCCCAAAATGAAGCCCGCTTACGGCCAGAATGTGGGATAGCCCCAGCGTTGCAAAGGCCTCCCTATGCTTTGGTGGCAGCGCTTTGGCCTGGCCCACGATCAGAGCCAAGAGAACTTCCTTGGCTGGACTGGGCAGTTCCATGCTGATCAGTCGGGTGAGCTCCCAACGAAGGTCTTCCACCTGCTGTCTGACCCAAAGGCCTCGGCCCCGTTCCATTAAGAGCGCATGCTCTGCATCGGGCAGAAATCCAAGGAATGCTACACCCCTCAAGGCCAAGCTGCGGGCTCTGTCTGGGGCTCCGGGATTGAGTCGGCGCTCTGGAAGCCGTAATTTTGTCTTGAATCTGAGCCTGTCTCCGTAGCGAAATCTCTCCCCCCCTTTAGCTACGGTTAGAAGCATTCTCACATTGATTTTCTTGGCCTCAAGACCCTCAAAGAGGGCTCCCAGCTCCACAAGAAGCCTTACCCCATCTGGTCTTAACTCTGGGGGCCTAATCAGCACACCTTCCAAGTCGCAAGGCTCTGTCTCAGATTGCGGCAAACCATGTTCCCAAGGAAGATTATTTGCTGTTCCCCGCTGCCCGTGCCAGGCTCCCAATGTTAAGAAAACAAAAAAGGCCATAATCCTTTGTGCAACCACAAGTTTGTCTTTGGTCCCAAGGAGGATCCAACCACCCAAGAACAGGAAAAAGGAAATCACCCAAAGAAGCTGCAGGCACAAGAGACTCCCACAAAGAATCCCACTAGCGAAGGCCAGCACCAGGATCGGGAAAAGGCGGGCACCAGACAAAAAACTTCACCTCTCTCGGTGGCCTTATCATACTCGAAAAGGTCTTTGGGGGGATCATAGCGGCGCTGCCTTGTGTGTCAAGCCCCCAGGGCCACTCAATAGGTGCTCTTTACTGCAAGACAACGCTAGTGTATTTTCTGGTAGCCTCTGGCACCTGACCGGCAAACCGCTTGTTTCAAGATAGTCCACCTGCGGTCAGGACAGTGGGGAAGGAGATTTTTTTCCAGGCTCTCATGTTTGAGAAAGCATTTTTTGGGGGGACATAAGCGCTTGAACGTTAAAGCAGTGGGGAGAACCCATGTGGGCCGGGTGCGGGGAAACAATGAAGACTGTTTTTGTGTGGACGAGGAGCTGGGCCTTTTTCTGGTTGCCGACGGAATGGGCGGTCATTCCTCGGGAGAGGTGGCCAGCCGAATGGCTGTGGAGATCCTCCAGCAGGCTTATGCAGAAGCTGCAGAAGAAGCTACATGGAAGGATAAGCCCCTGGCGGAACAAAAGAGACTCATCCAAAACATACAGATGGCAAACAGGGCAATACATGAGCTTTCTCTAAAGGAACAGCATTACAGGGGGATGGGAACAACCCTGGCGGGAATTCTCCTTAGGCATGACTTCTTGCTATGTTTCCATGTGGGAGACAGTCGCATCTACAAGTATAGAGACACCCTTTACCAACTCACCGAGGATCATTCGGTGGTGGCACAGCAGCTCAAAATGGGCCTCCTGAGCGAGGAGCAGGCTCGCACTTCGAGGATAAAAAACGTGATAACCAGGGCCATAGGTGTGCAGTGGGATGTGGAAGTGGACGTTTCTGTCCAGCACCCGCAAGAGGGAGATATGTACATGATTTGCAGTGACGGCCTGTCCGACTTCGTTTCTCTGGAAGCAATGGAGAAGGTGCTTGTGGCCC of bacterium contains these proteins:
- a CDS encoding Stp1/IreP family PP2C-type Ser/Thr phosphatase yields the protein MNVKAVGRTHVGRVRGNNEDCFCVDEELGLFLVADGMGGHSSGEVASRMAVEILQQAYAEAAEEATWKDKPLAEQKRLIQNIQMANRAIHELSLKEQHYRGMGTTLAGILLRHDFLLCFHVGDSRIYKYRDTLYQLTEDHSVVAQQLKMGLLSEEQARTSRIKNVITRAIGVQWDVEVDVSVQHPQEGDMYMICSDGLSDFVSLEAMEKVLVAHSGDLEKAASRLVEEALEKGGHDNITVVLIRLEAA
- a CDS encoding ABC transporter substrate-binding protein, with translation MARWKLLAWIAIGVFVGNWCFTNQALPQSDTVVVGVATSTGFLEGDESLKAATLAVEEINAKGGVSLAGSKKKLALESIDIRDAAPGVPVPEALLGMEKMILEKKVHAMVVGPFRSEALLAGMDMLAKYKVPLLGTIAMTPASEEKIKKEPDKYRYVFRTCLNAKYLVGYLVGMMKHLEKEFGFKKLFVMHQDVLWARGTAEKVAEILKAAGWEILGIEAYPTGASDFSAGLLKARAAGAQVIMPVFDMPQSGILVKQWNSMKVGALMAGFISPMSGSEAWKTFEGKIDGALNAIFEIGNIPVPKVPASVAFYEAYKKRWGKEVQSGHGPAPSYDSVYLLAEALERAAKVDAEAIVSELEKSDRSGAIGRIRFDQGHQAVFGEDPTQAALGCVIQWEKGGKRVVVYPESVAEAKVKLPDWIKPAR
- a CDS encoding DNA internalization-related competence protein ComEC/Rec2; the encoded protein is MLAFASGILCGSLLCLQLLWVISFFLFLGGWILLGTKDKLVVAQRIMAFFVFLTLGAWHGQRGTANNLPWEHGLPQSETEPCDLEGVLIRPPELRPDGVRLLVELGALFEGLEAKKINVRMLLTVAKGGERFRYGDRLRFKTKLRLPERRLNPGAPDRARSLALRGVAFLGFLPDAEHALLMERGRGLWVRQQVEDLRWELTRLISMELPSPAKEVLLALIVGQAKALPPKHREAFATLGLSHILAVSGLHFGLVALGVYWVSMKLLSLWPGLVLRFPIQKLAWIMTIPTLLAYGILAGMTPSVQRSLIMVLALAGALIMDRVRRLYHALALAALIILVLNPSSLFELSFQLSFLAVMGIIYCVPKLMALLPPKDQSPSPSNKKWNWIPWEKTLLAALTTLVASFVTLPLVVMHFHLVPVYSIPANLLGLPVLGWLILPMALLGGFLSLVWEAAGLALLWVACWMTDWVMRIIFWAASWGGVFYLPTPRFWEIVIFYLICLGVCSIRQVPWAGRATLGLVLVLIFLWTGQWVAKLRDQNLRLHFIAVGNGTSVLMEAPGGKSLLLDGGGNLEGRPDVGAMCVAPVLWDRRIMSLSRIILSHPHPDHLGGLFFILRAFKVKDGIWDNGHRPRDESYLEFVKAVQNLGWTPRALCSKETWYMGQARLEVLHPPCQGLPLRSKSRASETNNRSLVLRVNMGEVSVLLPGDVEAEAERLLLDREDLACTVLLAPHHGSRSSSTEDFVKRVMPRIVIFSSKAGQGGLVHPQVLQRYRELGAEIFHTGEDGMVSLETDGKALELKTFLTRRNHKILLSKDPGGAFLPDAGPNRYD